The Ziziphus jujuba cultivar Dongzao chromosome 7, ASM3175591v1 genome includes a region encoding these proteins:
- the LOC107425395 gene encoding G-type lectin S-receptor-like serine/threonine-protein kinase At4g27290 isoform X2 has translation MENCLLSFITNIFCSLLFLKLLILKSCSSTIITPSQTIISDGETLVSAEQSFELGFFSPKRSNNRYVGLWYKKTPDIIVWVANRDNPITDSNVTFIITNNGKLALLNNRTKSIIWSINTSFAATRNPSVRLLDTGNLVVIDGDKDIYSFNNNTSDDDNSDYLWQSFDYPSDTFLAGMKLGWNFETGSQRYLTSWKTDDDPSTGDYIYWLSPRGLPQLFVSMKTTTTTKMVIKYRSGPWNGVHFGGTPKAPVFPLFKSFLVSNKDELYYTFKANVKSAVTRVKVNPTGLSDRLVLYNRSTQWSVLYTVPYEPCDNYGFCGANGICRMNRDPLCECLEGFVPRSEEEWKMLNWSSGCVRKMEFDCRVDSGDGFVKLVGIKFPDFLEFWSNKSMSLAECKQTCLSNCSCTTYTNLDIGRGSGCMIWFGNLVDVRELRIKVGDKKTKEGKVSEEGIYLRLPASVLESIHASKWKRRRLKIIIIVSLITIIFCILVLVILLAFWNKKSKGRDLIQQESNEEDLELPLYDLATIQFATNNFSPEYWIGAGGFGPVYKGKLLTGQEIAVKRLSKNSGQGVKEFKNEVQLIAKLQHRNLVSLFGCYIQGDERMLIYEYMPNRSLDHLIFDNDRSKTLGWEKHFDIVMGIARGLLYLHRDSKLQIIHRDLKASNILLDNNLNPKISDFGLAKIFGDDDKREASTRRIVGT, from the exons atgGAAAATTGTCTTCTGTCGTTCATCACCAATATCTTCTGTTCTTTGTTGTTTCTCAAGTTGCTGATTTTGAAATCATGTAGTAGTACCATAATAACTCCATCACAAACAATTATCAGTGATGGTGAAACTCTAGTATCCGCAGAGCAAAGCTTTGAGCTTGGCTTCTTCTCTCCCAAAAGATCAAACAACAGGTATGTAGGACTATGGTACAAGAAAACCCCTGATATTATTGTCTGGGTAGCTAACAGGGACAACCCGATTACCGATTCGAATGTCACATTCATCATCACAAACAATGGAAAACTTGCTCTTCTCAACAACAGAACCAAGAGCATCATTTGGTCCATCAATACGTCATTTGCAGCAACAAGAAACCCATCTGTCAGGCTTTTGGATACGGGAAATCTTGTAGTCATTGATGGAGACAAAGATATATATAGCTTCAACAACAACACATCTGATGATGATAATTCCGACTACTTGTGGCAGAGCTTTGATTATCCATCTGATACATTCTTAGCAGGCATGAAGCTCGGTTGGAACTTTGAAACTGGTTCCCAAAGATACTTAACATCATGGAAAACCGATGATGACCCATCAACCGGTGACTATATTTACTGGTTGAGCCCCAGGGGTCTTCCTCAGTTATTCGTCTCCATGAAAACAACAACGACGACCAAGATGGTCATCAAGTATCGATCAGGACCATGGAATGGAGTTCATTTTGGTGGAACTCCCAAAGCGCCAGTTTTTCCTCTTTTCAAGTCCTTTCTTGTATCTAACAAGGATGAGCTGTATTACACTTTCAAGGCCAATGTCAAATCAGCAGTAACTCGAGTGAAAGTGAATCCTACTGGTTTATCAGATCGTCTTGTATTGTATAATAGGAGTACACAATGGTCTGTTCTTTATACAGTTCCTTATGAACCCTGTGACAATTATGGATTCTGTGGAGCTAATGGTATTTGCAGGATGAACAGAGATCCTTTATGTGAGTGTTTGGAAGGTTTCGTTCCTAGGTCGGAAGAAGAATGGAAAATGTTGAATTGGTCTAGTGGGTGTGTGAGGAAGATGGAGTTTGATTGCAGGGTTGATAGTGGAGATGGGTTTGTGAAGCTTGTTGGGATTAAGTTTCCTGATTTTTTGGAGTTTTGGTCCAATAAAAGTATGAGCTTGGCGGAGTGCAAGCAGACTTGTCTCAGCAATTGTTCTTGTACAACTTATACTAATTTGGATATTGGAAGAGGCAGTGGATGTATGATTTGGTTTGGTAACCTTGTTGATGTTAGAGAGTTGAGAATCAAAGTCGGTGACAAAAAGACCAAAGAGGGAAAAGTCAGTGAGGAGGGTATCTATTTAAGACTGCCTGCTTCTGTACTTG aaTCAATTCATGCTTCGAAATGGAAGAGAAGACGACTAAAGATCATCATAATTGTTTCACTGATTACCATTATTTTCTGCATCTTGGTCCTGGTAATTCTCTTGGCATTTTGGAACAAAAAAAGCAAGGGGAGAG ATTTAATACAACAGGAAAGCAATGAAGAAGACCTAGAACTACCTTTATATGATTTGGCTACCATTCAATTTGCTACAAACAATTTCTCTCCTGAGTATTGGATCGGAGCGGGCGGTTTTGGCCCTGTTTACAAG GGGAAACTTCTAACAGGACAAGAAATAGCAGTAAAAAGGCTTTCTAAGAATTCAGGACAAGGTGTTAAAGAGTTCAAGAATGAAGTCCAATTGATTGCAAAGCTTCAGCATAGGAATCTGGTTTCCCTTTTTGGCTGCTATATTCAAGGAGATGAAAGGATGCTAATCTATGAATATATGCCAAACAGAAGTTTGGATCATCTTATCTTCG ATAATGACAGAAGCAAAACACTAGGATGGGAAAAACATTTTGATATTGTCATGGGAATTGCGAGAGGACTTCTCTACCTCCACAGAGATTCAAAACTTCAAATTATTCATAGGGATCTCAAAGCAAGCAATATTTTACTGGATAACAACCTGAATCCTAAGATTTCAGACTTTGGCTTAGCAAAGATTTTTGGAGACGACGACAAAAGAGAAGCCAGTACAAGGAGAATTGTTGGAACATA G
- the LOC107425395 gene encoding G-type lectin S-receptor-like serine/threonine-protein kinase At4g27290 isoform X1, producing MENCLLSFITNIFCSLLFLKLLILKSCSSTIITPSQTIISDGETLVSAEQSFELGFFSPKRSNNRYVGLWYKKTPDIIVWVANRDNPITDSNVTFIITNNGKLALLNNRTKSIIWSINTSFAATRNPSVRLLDTGNLVVIDGDKDIYSFNNNTSDDDNSDYLWQSFDYPSDTFLAGMKLGWNFETGSQRYLTSWKTDDDPSTGDYIYWLSPRGLPQLFVSMKTTTTTKMVIKYRSGPWNGVHFGGTPKAPVFPLFKSFLVSNKDELYYTFKANVKSAVTRVKVNPTGLSDRLVLYNRSTQWSVLYTVPYEPCDNYGFCGANGICRMNRDPLCECLEGFVPRSEEEWKMLNWSSGCVRKMEFDCRVDSGDGFVKLVGIKFPDFLEFWSNKSMSLAECKQTCLSNCSCTTYTNLDIGRGSGCMIWFGNLVDVRELRIKVGDKKTKEGKVSEEGIYLRLPASVLESIHASKWKRRRLKIIIIVSLITIIFCILVLVILLAFWNKKSKGRDLIQQESNEEDLELPLYDLATIQFATNNFSPEYWIGAGGFGPVYKGKLLTGQEIAVKRLSKNSGQGVKEFKNEVQLIAKLQHRNLVSLFGCYIQGDERMLIYEYMPNRSLDHLIFDNDRSKTLGWEKHFDIVMGIARGLLYLHRDSKLQIIHRDLKASNILLDNNLNPKISDFGLAKIFGDDDKREASTRRIVGTYGYMAPEYAIDGKFSVKSDVFSFGVLLLEIVSGKRNRRFNHPDHHHNLLGHAWMLWNEGKSLDLLHSGLKGSCIDSHVVRCIQVGLLCVQKFPQDRPTMSSIVYMLENEGATSPQPGQPGFFVERKSSDEEYHSKSTNGDSSYSLNSVTMTLPNGR from the exons atgGAAAATTGTCTTCTGTCGTTCATCACCAATATCTTCTGTTCTTTGTTGTTTCTCAAGTTGCTGATTTTGAAATCATGTAGTAGTACCATAATAACTCCATCACAAACAATTATCAGTGATGGTGAAACTCTAGTATCCGCAGAGCAAAGCTTTGAGCTTGGCTTCTTCTCTCCCAAAAGATCAAACAACAGGTATGTAGGACTATGGTACAAGAAAACCCCTGATATTATTGTCTGGGTAGCTAACAGGGACAACCCGATTACCGATTCGAATGTCACATTCATCATCACAAACAATGGAAAACTTGCTCTTCTCAACAACAGAACCAAGAGCATCATTTGGTCCATCAATACGTCATTTGCAGCAACAAGAAACCCATCTGTCAGGCTTTTGGATACGGGAAATCTTGTAGTCATTGATGGAGACAAAGATATATATAGCTTCAACAACAACACATCTGATGATGATAATTCCGACTACTTGTGGCAGAGCTTTGATTATCCATCTGATACATTCTTAGCAGGCATGAAGCTCGGTTGGAACTTTGAAACTGGTTCCCAAAGATACTTAACATCATGGAAAACCGATGATGACCCATCAACCGGTGACTATATTTACTGGTTGAGCCCCAGGGGTCTTCCTCAGTTATTCGTCTCCATGAAAACAACAACGACGACCAAGATGGTCATCAAGTATCGATCAGGACCATGGAATGGAGTTCATTTTGGTGGAACTCCCAAAGCGCCAGTTTTTCCTCTTTTCAAGTCCTTTCTTGTATCTAACAAGGATGAGCTGTATTACACTTTCAAGGCCAATGTCAAATCAGCAGTAACTCGAGTGAAAGTGAATCCTACTGGTTTATCAGATCGTCTTGTATTGTATAATAGGAGTACACAATGGTCTGTTCTTTATACAGTTCCTTATGAACCCTGTGACAATTATGGATTCTGTGGAGCTAATGGTATTTGCAGGATGAACAGAGATCCTTTATGTGAGTGTTTGGAAGGTTTCGTTCCTAGGTCGGAAGAAGAATGGAAAATGTTGAATTGGTCTAGTGGGTGTGTGAGGAAGATGGAGTTTGATTGCAGGGTTGATAGTGGAGATGGGTTTGTGAAGCTTGTTGGGATTAAGTTTCCTGATTTTTTGGAGTTTTGGTCCAATAAAAGTATGAGCTTGGCGGAGTGCAAGCAGACTTGTCTCAGCAATTGTTCTTGTACAACTTATACTAATTTGGATATTGGAAGAGGCAGTGGATGTATGATTTGGTTTGGTAACCTTGTTGATGTTAGAGAGTTGAGAATCAAAGTCGGTGACAAAAAGACCAAAGAGGGAAAAGTCAGTGAGGAGGGTATCTATTTAAGACTGCCTGCTTCTGTACTTG aaTCAATTCATGCTTCGAAATGGAAGAGAAGACGACTAAAGATCATCATAATTGTTTCACTGATTACCATTATTTTCTGCATCTTGGTCCTGGTAATTCTCTTGGCATTTTGGAACAAAAAAAGCAAGGGGAGAG ATTTAATACAACAGGAAAGCAATGAAGAAGACCTAGAACTACCTTTATATGATTTGGCTACCATTCAATTTGCTACAAACAATTTCTCTCCTGAGTATTGGATCGGAGCGGGCGGTTTTGGCCCTGTTTACAAG GGGAAACTTCTAACAGGACAAGAAATAGCAGTAAAAAGGCTTTCTAAGAATTCAGGACAAGGTGTTAAAGAGTTCAAGAATGAAGTCCAATTGATTGCAAAGCTTCAGCATAGGAATCTGGTTTCCCTTTTTGGCTGCTATATTCAAGGAGATGAAAGGATGCTAATCTATGAATATATGCCAAACAGAAGTTTGGATCATCTTATCTTCG ATAATGACAGAAGCAAAACACTAGGATGGGAAAAACATTTTGATATTGTCATGGGAATTGCGAGAGGACTTCTCTACCTCCACAGAGATTCAAAACTTCAAATTATTCATAGGGATCTCAAAGCAAGCAATATTTTACTGGATAACAACCTGAATCCTAAGATTTCAGACTTTGGCTTAGCAAAGATTTTTGGAGACGACGACAAAAGAGAAGCCAGTACAAGGAGAATTGTTGGAACATA TGGATATATGGCCCCAGAATATGCAATCGACGGGAAGTTTTCTGTAAAATCTGATGTCTTTAGCTTTGGCGTGCTTCTACTAGAGattgtgagtggaaaaagaaatagaaggtTTAATCACCCAGATCATCACCACAACCTTCTAGGACAt GCATGGATGCTATGGAATGAAGGCAAATCCTTGGATCTTTTGCACTCCGGTTTAAAGGGTTCATGCATTGATTCTCATGTAGTGAGATGCATTCAAGTGGGTTTGTTATGTGTCCAGAAATTCCCCCAAGACAGACCAACAATGTCGTCCATTGTTTACATGTTGGAGAACGAGGGAGCTACATCGCCTCAGCCTGGACAGCCTGGTTTTTTCGTAGAAAGGAAATCAAGTGACGAGGAATACCACTCGAAATCAACAAATGGAGACTCTTCCTACTCACTGAATTCAGTCACTATGACTCTGCCTAATGGCAGATAG
- the LOC107425393 gene encoding uncharacterized protein LOC107425393 isoform X2, which yields MGHNKPRRFKNHQSHRGQSSRSSHRQLPPDDESLPCEQAPEDEIAGPKIQLAMWDFGQCDAKRCTGRKLSRFGLLKELRVNNGFGGIVLSPVGMQCVSREDSNLVKQKGLAVVDCSWARLDDVPFVKLRCTAPRLLPWLVAANPVNYGRPCQLSCVEALSAALLICGEEETAHLLLGKFKWGHAFLSLNRELLKAYSGCQNSADVISVQNDWLSQQNQVPKGPTEVQGKEISSHNEDEGSSDSEDGLPPLEKNMNHLKLQETDEESEESE from the exons ATGGGTCACAATAAACCCAGGCGGTTCAAGAACCATCAATCCCATCGTGGGCAATCCAGTCGGAGCAGCCATCGTCAACTGCCACC TGACGATGAGTCCCTACCATGTGAGCAAg CACCAGAAGACGAGATAGCAGGTCCCAAAATCCAGCTCGCAATGTGG GATTTCGGGCAATGTGATGCGAAAAGGTGCACAGGCCGCAAGCTTTCAAGATTTGGCTTGTTAAAA GAGTTGCGTGTGAATAATGGTTTTGGAGGCATTGTTTTAAG TCCAGTTGGGATGCAATGTGTTTCAAGAGAAGATTCTAACTTAGTGAAGCAAAAAGGATTAGCTGTTGTGGATTGCTCATGGGCACGCTTAGATGATGTACCATTTGTGAAGCTGCGTTGTACTGCTCCTCGACTCT TGCCATGGCTGGTAGCAGCAAATCCAGTGAATTATGGTCGGCCATGTCAGCTCTCTTGTGTGGAGGCCTTATCTGCGGCTTTACTCATATG tGGGGAAGAGGAAACTGCACATCTTCTGCTTGGGAAATTTAAATGGGGTCACGCTTTCCTGTCTCTCAACAG AGAACTTCTTAAGGCATACTCTGGATGTCAAAATAGTGCTGATGTTATTTCAGTCCAAAATGATTGGCTTTCACAACAAAATCAGGTGCCAAAGGGTCCCACAGAAGTACAAG GAAAAGAGATTTCATCTCACAATGAAGATGAGGGCTCTTCTGATTCAGAAGATGGGCTTCCACCGCTCGAAAAGAACATGAATCATTTGAAGTTGCAGGAGACTGATGAAgagagtgaagaaagtgagtag
- the LOC107425393 gene encoding uncharacterized protein LOC107425393 isoform X1 → MGHNKPRRFKNHQSHRGQSSRSSHRQLPPDDESLPCEQAPEDEIAGPKIQLAMWDFGQCDAKRCTGRKLSRFGLLKELRVNNGFGGIVLSPVGMQCVSREDSNLVKQKGLAVVDCSWARLDDVPFVKLRCTAPRLLPWLVAANPVNYGRPCQLSCVEALSAALLICGEEETAHLLLGKFKWGHAFLSLNRELLKAYSGCQNSADVISVQNDWLSQQNQVPKGPTEVQAATGKEISSHNEDEGSSDSEDGLPPLEKNMNHLKLQETDEESEESE, encoded by the exons ATGGGTCACAATAAACCCAGGCGGTTCAAGAACCATCAATCCCATCGTGGGCAATCCAGTCGGAGCAGCCATCGTCAACTGCCACC TGACGATGAGTCCCTACCATGTGAGCAAg CACCAGAAGACGAGATAGCAGGTCCCAAAATCCAGCTCGCAATGTGG GATTTCGGGCAATGTGATGCGAAAAGGTGCACAGGCCGCAAGCTTTCAAGATTTGGCTTGTTAAAA GAGTTGCGTGTGAATAATGGTTTTGGAGGCATTGTTTTAAG TCCAGTTGGGATGCAATGTGTTTCAAGAGAAGATTCTAACTTAGTGAAGCAAAAAGGATTAGCTGTTGTGGATTGCTCATGGGCACGCTTAGATGATGTACCATTTGTGAAGCTGCGTTGTACTGCTCCTCGACTCT TGCCATGGCTGGTAGCAGCAAATCCAGTGAATTATGGTCGGCCATGTCAGCTCTCTTGTGTGGAGGCCTTATCTGCGGCTTTACTCATATG tGGGGAAGAGGAAACTGCACATCTTCTGCTTGGGAAATTTAAATGGGGTCACGCTTTCCTGTCTCTCAACAG AGAACTTCTTAAGGCATACTCTGGATGTCAAAATAGTGCTGATGTTATTTCAGTCCAAAATGATTGGCTTTCACAACAAAATCAGGTGCCAAAGGGTCCCACAGAAGTACAAG CTGCTACAGGAAAAGAGATTTCATCTCACAATGAAGATGAGGGCTCTTCTGATTCAGAAGATGGGCTTCCACCGCTCGAAAAGAACATGAATCATTTGAAGTTGCAGGAGACTGATGAAgagagtgaagaaagtgagtag
- the LOC107425393 gene encoding uncharacterized protein LOC107425393 isoform X3: MLKRLAFRSLDLEGCNPVEVVALFHTKRITSVLKLEHFGGLHSIQELRVNNGFGGIVLSPVGMQCVSREDSNLVKQKGLAVVDCSWARLDDVPFVKLRCTAPRLLPWLVAANPVNYGRPCQLSCVEALSAALLICGEEETAHLLLGKFKWGHAFLSLNRELLKAYSGCQNSADVISVQNDWLSQQNQVPKGPTEVQAATGKEISSHNEDEGSSDSEDGLPPLEKNMNHLKLQETDEESEESE; this comes from the exons ATGCTTAAGAGACTGGCTTTTAGAAGTTTAGATCTTGAAGGTTGTAATCCAGTGGAAGTTGTAGCTCTTTTCCATACAAAAAGGATCACCTCTGTTTTAAAGTTAGAACATTTTGGAGGCCTCCACTCAATACAA GAGTTGCGTGTGAATAATGGTTTTGGAGGCATTGTTTTAAG TCCAGTTGGGATGCAATGTGTTTCAAGAGAAGATTCTAACTTAGTGAAGCAAAAAGGATTAGCTGTTGTGGATTGCTCATGGGCACGCTTAGATGATGTACCATTTGTGAAGCTGCGTTGTACTGCTCCTCGACTCT TGCCATGGCTGGTAGCAGCAAATCCAGTGAATTATGGTCGGCCATGTCAGCTCTCTTGTGTGGAGGCCTTATCTGCGGCTTTACTCATATG tGGGGAAGAGGAAACTGCACATCTTCTGCTTGGGAAATTTAAATGGGGTCACGCTTTCCTGTCTCTCAACAG AGAACTTCTTAAGGCATACTCTGGATGTCAAAATAGTGCTGATGTTATTTCAGTCCAAAATGATTGGCTTTCACAACAAAATCAGGTGCCAAAGGGTCCCACAGAAGTACAAG CTGCTACAGGAAAAGAGATTTCATCTCACAATGAAGATGAGGGCTCTTCTGATTCAGAAGATGGGCTTCCACCGCTCGAAAAGAACATGAATCATTTGAAGTTGCAGGAGACTGATGAAgagagtgaagaaagtgagtag
- the LOC107425402 gene encoding uncharacterized protein LOC107425402, giving the protein MSSPYQILDNRPLDHWKVTELKEELRRRKLTTKGLKEDLVKLLDEAVRIERANAQKDVDNGLNGDPRDVAPVKTVDTNSIPIEGNVDDGREKTGKVDVAPVQVDINDSAAALVQGNIQEGYVLVDKNSAAVEEKLVVHSTTVETSMSVAEFVVPSVTETEQDLQKIETQEENGDPKPQLANEDLKTQLANEDSKPQVENEDSKPQVANEDSKPQLESDTSKPLLESDDSKPQLESENSKPQLENVCSNSTSGDVMLNLSAPNNQVSAPNNQVSEVSPILGSQVKYDSISTDSVSINEKIELKDNIIADHVKLELDVIKPEMVEPSSSTVVPVGGDSHPMDVEEPHESKASVGEKDDDSDNNADLSKKNDSVDVGYSEKLNLDRSSGDDSMEEDVLEIKQIDSRYNSDDVGDRIEKIDVSAAKEEESHVDVVGDDFPADKKDDHVENKDRPTAIAEKRKFNDQALGGNSEPQKRQRRWNSESLKVPEPQSSNITPITPKDNFQSGAPKRNFSRSDSTVSEDATKERVVPPSPKTPTNSLRIDRFLRPFTLKAVQELLGKTGKVTNFWMDHIKTHCYVTYSSVEEAIKTRNAVYNLQWPPNGGRLLVAEFVDAQEVKTRVETPQTLQTPQTPQTPVASANLGPPVSSIPPNLQQPSPRLHKQQQQLPPPHSLPPPPPPQLSNPAPAREQLPLPPAPPLAEKLDPPIVTLDDLFRKTKAIPRIYYLPLAEEQVEAKLAMQGKNKRQ; this is encoded by the exons ATGTCTTCACCATATCAGATTCTGGACAATCGACCTCTTGATCACTGGAAGGTTACAGAGTTAAAAGAAGAGCTAAGAAGGAGGAAATTAACAACCAAGGGTTTGAAGGAGGATTTGGTAAAACTTTTGGATGAAGCAGTCCGTATTGAAAGAGCGAATGCTCAAAAGGATGTGGATAATGGTCTTAATGGTGATCCTCGGGATGTAGCTCCAGTGAAAACTGTAGACACAAATTCAATTCCTATTGAAGGCAATGTGGATGATGGCCGTGAGAAGACTGGAAAAGTGGATGTTGCTCCTGTTCAGGTTGACATTAATGATAGTGCAGCAGCCTTGGTTCAAGGGAATATCCAGGAGGGGTATGTTCTGGTTGATAAAAATTCTGCAGCAGTGGAAGAGAAGCTGGTTGTTCATTCAACTACTGTGGAAACTAGTATGTCAGTTGCTGAGTTTGTGGTACCCAGTGTAACAGAAACTGAGCAAGATTTGCAGAAAATTGAAACTCAGGAGGAGAATGGGGATCCAAAGCCCCAGCTGGCGAATGAGGATTTGAAGACCCAGCTGGCAAATGAGGATTCGAAGCCTCAGGTGGAAAATGAGGATTCGAAGCCTCAGGTGGCAAATGAGGATTCAAAGCCCCAGCTAGAGAGTGACACTTCAAAGCCCCTGCTGGAAAGTGATGATTCAAAGCCCCAGCTGGAGAGTGAAAATTCAAAGCCCCAGCTGGAGAATGTGTGCTCCAATTCTACATCCGGGGATGTTATGCTCAACCTGTCTGCTCCGAACAACCAGGTATCTGCTCCGAACAACCAGGTATCAGAGGTCAGCCCTATTTTAGGGTCTCAAGTAAAATATGATTCTATTTCTACTGATTCTGTGTCAATTAATGAAAAGATTGAACTAAAGGATAATATAATTGCTGATCATGTCAAATTAGAATTAGATGTTATTAAGCCGGAGATGGTGGAACCATCATCCAGTACTGTTGTACCTGTTGGTGGTGACTCGCATCCAATGGATGTTGAAGAGCCACATGAGAGCAAGGCATCTGTTGGGGAGAAGGATGACGACAGTGATAATAATGCAGATTTGAGCAAGAAAAATGATAGTGTAGATGTGGGATACTCTGAAAAGTTAAATTTAGACAGAAGTTCTGGAGATGATTCGATGGAAGAAGATGTGctagaaattaaacaaattgatTCTAGGTATAATTCTGATGATGTGGGAGATAGGATTGAGAAAATTGATGTTTCTGCTGCGAAGGAGGAGGAAAGTCATGTTGATGTTGTGGGAGATGATTTTCCTGCAGACAAAAAGGATGATCATGTTGAGAATAAGGATCGTCCAACTGCAATTGCTGAGAAAAGGAAGTTTAATG ATCAAGCATTGGGGGGAAACAGTGAGCCTCAAAAGAGGCAGCGTAGGTGGAACTCTGAAAGCCTTAAAGTTCCTGAACCACAAAGTTCTAATATTACACCTATCACACCCAAAGACAATTTTCAGTCAGGTGCTCCTAAGcgcaatttctctagatctgaCTCAACAGTTAGTGAGGATGCAACAAAGGAACGTGTTG TTCCACCGTCACCTAAAACGCCAACTAATTCCCTCAGGATTGATCGTTTTCTACGCCCCTTTACCTTGAAAGCTGTGCAAGAACTTTTAGGCAAAACTGGGAAAGTTACCAATTTCTGGATGGATCACATCAAAACTCATTGCTATGTAACT TATTCATCGGTAGAAGAAGCCATAAAGACGCGGAATGCTGTGTACAACTTGCAATGGCCGCCAAACGGTGGGCGCCTTCTTGTAGCTGAGTTTGTTGATGCTCAGGAAGTAAAGACCAGGGTTGAGACTCCGCAGACTCTGCAGACTCCACAGACTCCACAGACTCCAGTTGCATCTGCCAATCTTGGTCCTCCTGTTTCTTCAATCCCACCAAACTTACAGCAGCCATCCCCTCGTCTACataagcagcagcagcagcttcCTCCTCCACATTCtcttccaccaccaccaccaccacaactGTCTAACCCTGCCCCAGCAAGAGAGCAGCTTCCTCTTCCACCTGCACCTCCACTGGCAGAGAAGCTTGATCCTCCAATTGTCACTCTGGATGACCTGTTCAGAAAAACCAAAGCAATTCCACGGATCTACTACTTACCATTGGCAGAAGAACAAGTGGAAGCAAAACTTGCAATGCAAGGGAAAAACAAAAGGCAGTAG